The DNA sequence AGAAAGATAAGAAATGAATTTGGATCGACTGATCTGAAGTACAATAGTCCTGAATTGTTTACAGGAACGCAAGCAGAAATTTCAGATTCCAAAGGATGCCGGTCAGACTGTCATAGCAGTCTCTGGGAGTGCAACCGTGCTTTTCCTCCCGCGTCTGTTATAATCGATTCGCGACCCGCCTGATCTTCCCGTTTCTACCTGTTATCAAAGAGGAATCGAATCGTGCTCAATTCCGGGATGCGTAGCTTAAGTCTGTGCCTGTTGACGCTCTGTCTCTCTCTGTCTGGTCTACGAAGCACTACAGCCGCGGCTCCGCGGACGCCGGGAGATCGACCTAATCTGATCGTGATTATGGTGGACGATATGGGCTATGCCGGAGTCAGTTGTTTCGGCAATCCCTACTTTAAAACTCCCGAGATCGATCGGCTGGCAGCCGAAGGTCTGAAGCTGACCGACTTCCATTCTTCGGGCACCGTCTGTTCGCCCACGCGGGCCGGTCTGCTCACCGGTCGCTATCAGCAGCGGGCCGGCATTGAAGCGGTCATCCATCCGGTCAGCGATCATCCCGAGCATCTGAAAGGTTTGAAACGCAGCGAAAACACCTTCGCCGAACTGTTGAAACAGGCAGGTTACCAGACCGGCCTGATCGGGAAATGGCACCAGGGCTACCCACACAATTCCGCTGAGTATCATCCCGACAATCACGGGTTCGATACCTTCGTGGGTTATCACAGCGGCAATATCGATTTCATCAGTCACGTGGGAGACCACGTCAAACACGACTGGTGGCACGGACGCAAGGAGACCGAGGAACCCGGCTACTCGACGCACCTGATTAATCAGTACGCCCTGCAGTTCATTAAGGACAACCAGGACCGTCCCTTCTGTCTCTACCTGGCGCATGAAGCGATTCACAACCCGGTTCAGGTCCCCGGCGATCCGGTTCGTCGCACCGAAGCCGAAGGCTGGAAACGCTGGAAGCCGGCCCATGAAGGGGAACGCATCGAGAAGTTCAAAGGGATGACGCTCCCCGTCGATGAAGGCGTAGGGCAGATTCGTGAGTTCCTCGTGAAATCGGGACTCGATAAAAATACGTTCGTGCTGTTCTTCTCGGACAATGGTCCCTCGCGTGATTTCCCGAGTGGTAGTCCCACGCTACGGGGCGCCAAAGGTTCGGTTTACGAAGGCGGCCATCGCGTGCCTGCTATCGCCTGGTGGCCCGGCAAGATCGAGGCGGGCACCGTCTCGGATGTCCCCGCGATCAGCATCGATGTCATGCCGACTCTGCTGGGAATCGCCCAGGTGACTCCGCCCCGGGAGCGTCCCCTGGATGGCGTCGATCTCTCTCCGGTTCTGTTTGAACAGAAATCGCTCTCGCCGCGTCCGCTGTTCTGGGCCTCACTTTCGAATCGGGGCGGACGCGCAGAAGCGATGCGAGACGGTCCCTGGAAACTGGTCGTGCAGCATCCCCGCGCAAAACCAGGCACCTTCGAAAATGAAAAGGTTGAACTCTATCGCCTCGATCGTGATCCGGGCGAGAAAGAGGACCTGCAGAAAACCGAACCCGCCCAGGCTGCGAAAATGCTCAAGCAGCTCAAAGCCTGGTACCGCGATACGCAGTCCACCGCGACACCCCAGCCGGGAGGCTGGCTGTCGCAGGGGAGTTAGAGCGGCCAATCGAAACGATCCCGAAATCTCAAAAACCGGGGTTGTGCTGTTTATCGTAAAACGATAAAAATTCGCCGTTCAACAACAAACCCTTTGGAAAGGATTCCTGAGATGGCTCGAAAAGATCGTACCAGTGTCATTTGCCGTATTCTGTATTATCTGTGTGCACTGTCCCTCTGGGTGATGCCCGCATTTCTAATCTGGGTCTGGTTTTGTGCCGACCTGATCGCGAAACAGAATGGCAGGATTCCTGTCCAAGCCATTCCTTTTCCGTTGCCGGTATCAACTAAAGTGGGCATGGTTTTACTCTCAGCCCTGCTGATCGCACCCACGTACTGGGGGCTGATTTCGCTACGTCGTTTTCTCAAAGCCTGTTGTGCCGAAGATTATCTGGGCACACAAAACAGTCGGCTGCTGAAACGTTTTGCCCTGGGGCTGATGGGCTCTGCTTTATTATCTCCCATCTGCGGAGCGGCGCTCAGTGTGGTATTGACGATGCATAATCCGCCCGGACAGAAAATGCTGGCGATCAGCATCGGTTCGAATCAGTTCATCCTGGCGGGAGTTGGCGCACTGATCTTTCTGCTGGCGAATCTGTTAAAGCGAGCCAGCCTGATCGCGGAAGAACACGCCCAGATCATTTAGACGTCTGGTGACCCGCCCGGAATTCAGCTATAGTAGAATCAGAGCTTAACACGAGTTTTAGCGAGCGAAGCAGGAATCGATGCGAATTTGTATAACACTGGATGTCATGCTGGCCCGACGCAAAGTCACCTCACGCGATCTGGCAAAACACGTGGGAATCACCGAGCAGAATCTTTCGCTGCTCAAGTCGGGGAAAGTCAAAGGGATTCGCTTCGCGACGCTGGAAAAGATCTGTGAATACCTGGAGTGTCAGCCCGGTGATATCCTGCGTTATGAAGCGGAAGCACAGAGTCAGGCAGCCTGAGAGGAGAGACCAGAGTGAAAGTGCATGGCGTACTGGAGACGTCGATTTACGTGGATGACCTGCAGACCGCGGTCGACTTTTATCGGCAGTTGTTTGAATTCGAAATCATGGCGGAGGACCAGCGGTTCTGCGCCATGAACGCCGGCGACCGCAGCGTGTTTCTGATCTTCAAACGTGGCGCCACCCATACCGCAGCCCATCTCGAAGGGGGTGTGATTCCACCCCACGACGGAGACGGTCCGGTCCACTTCGCTTTCGCCATCGAACGGGACGACCTCGCAAAATGGGAAGAACGCCTCGTCTCTGCAGGCGTGGAAATTATCAGCCGCATGAGCTGGCCGCGAGGTGGCGAAAGTCTCTACTTCCGCGATCCCGACGACCATGTGCTCGAACTCGCCACTCCCGGCATCTGGCCCATTTACTGAGCAGCACTGGACAAAAGACCTCGACACATGGGCTTCGTTCTGATAAGAACCGCGGCTGAAGGAACGCGTTCACTTATCGAACCGGAAATGGGGCCTGCCATGCGAATTAATAATACGAACTACACGGGCCACGCCAGCAGGGCGTAGAAGGTCATCTCTTCGGAATACGTGCCGCGGGAATCAAAGTCGAGTAGCGTCTGCCTCAGGTCGGCTTCGAAGGCACTCTGCTTTTCTCCCAGAACCGCTGGGGAGGCGAAGGACGTCGAATAGAGATTGCCGATCAGTGTCTCCAGCGTCCACTGTTGTGTGATCCGGGTCTTGAGTTCCTCGATCTGGTAGCCCGCTTCCAGCAGGATCTCCTCATGAGGCTGGGAGAGTTCGGGATAATTGCCCGAACCCGCACGCCGTTTTTCTCCCAGGCAGCGCTGCAGAACTTCCCGCACCAGTGGGAGCCAGTCCGCAGTCCCACTCCAGATGCTCGTGTACCCCATGATCACCAGCGGCTGTCCGGGACGCAGCCAGCCTCGAATCCGTCGCGCCAGCAGTCCGCGATCCATCCAGTGGAAGGCTGCGCCGATCGTTACCAGTTCCAATGTTTTCTCGTCCGCAGAGAAGGCTTCCGCGGTTTCGGAACGCCAGCTGACATTATCAATCTGCTGTTCCCGCATCTTCGTCAGTCCCGCAGATCGCATCGCAGGATCGGGTTCGACGGCCGTCACTTCGCGAAAGTCAGGCGCCAGCCGTAAGGCGATCTCACCGGTGCCGCTGCCCAGGTCCAGTAGAAGTCCGTCTCCCGACGTCGCAGCCCGGTCCCGGATTCGAGAGAGCAGCTCTTCGGGGTAGGGCACGCGATACCGCACGTAATAAGGCACCGTTCCCTGAAAAAGATCTCTGGCCACCGCCGGGCTCCCTGGTCTTGCGCACTGACAAACATTATTGATTAGGCTGACAGGGAGTCAGTGTAGTGCAGGGCAGCTGTAAACTTCAATCGAATAACGCCCCCTGGCGTTTCTGATTCCCGTAGCGTTCCAGGTAGCCATCGACGCTGAATTTGCGGGCCGTGTTCTGACTGGTCATGTAGCGGATCTTTCCAAAGATCTCCCGCTCGGGACCCCAGGCACGATCGTAACGACCCAGGCACCAGAAGATACCGGAATACGAATTCGGGTTCCGACCGTCGACCGCATACTTGTTGTTGAGTTCGATCATGATCTCCAGCGCGTCCTGCGGAGAGTCCGACCAGTGCAGGATTTTCTTGCCCCACAGCATCCGCATGTAATTATGCAGGCGGCCTTCGGTCACCAGTTGCGTCTGGGCTGCGTTCCAGAGGGGATCATGTGTTTTCGCCTGTTCGAACTCTTCCAGTGAGTAAGTATATTCGCGCGGATCGGAC is a window from the Gimesia benthica genome containing:
- a CDS encoding sulfatase-like hydrolase/transferase produces the protein MLNSGMRSLSLCLLTLCLSLSGLRSTTAAAPRTPGDRPNLIVIMVDDMGYAGVSCFGNPYFKTPEIDRLAAEGLKLTDFHSSGTVCSPTRAGLLTGRYQQRAGIEAVIHPVSDHPEHLKGLKRSENTFAELLKQAGYQTGLIGKWHQGYPHNSAEYHPDNHGFDTFVGYHSGNIDFISHVGDHVKHDWWHGRKETEEPGYSTHLINQYALQFIKDNQDRPFCLYLAHEAIHNPVQVPGDPVRRTEAEGWKRWKPAHEGERIEKFKGMTLPVDEGVGQIREFLVKSGLDKNTFVLFFSDNGPSRDFPSGSPTLRGAKGSVYEGGHRVPAIAWWPGKIEAGTVSDVPAISIDVMPTLLGIAQVTPPRERPLDGVDLSPVLFEQKSLSPRPLFWASLSNRGGRAEAMRDGPWKLVVQHPRAKPGTFENEKVELYRLDRDPGEKEDLQKTEPAQAAKMLKQLKAWYRDTQSTATPQPGGWLSQGS
- a CDS encoding VOC family protein, coding for MKVHGVLETSIYVDDLQTAVDFYRQLFEFEIMAEDQRFCAMNAGDRSVFLIFKRGATHTAAHLEGGVIPPHDGDGPVHFAFAIERDDLAKWEERLVSAGVEIISRMSWPRGGESLYFRDPDDHVLELATPGIWPIY
- a CDS encoding helix-turn-helix domain-containing protein, which produces MRICITLDVMLARRKVTSRDLAKHVGITEQNLSLLKSGKVKGIRFATLEKICEYLECQPGDILRYEAEAQSQAA
- a CDS encoding DUF2975 domain-containing protein, encoding MARKDRTSVICRILYYLCALSLWVMPAFLIWVWFCADLIAKQNGRIPVQAIPFPLPVSTKVGMVLLSALLIAPTYWGLISLRRFLKACCAEDYLGTQNSRLLKRFALGLMGSALLSPICGAALSVVLTMHNPPGQKMLAISIGSNQFILAGVGALIFLLANLLKRASLIAEEHAQII
- a CDS encoding class I SAM-dependent methyltransferase, whose translation is MARDLFQGTVPYYVRYRVPYPEELLSRIRDRAATSGDGLLLDLGSGTGEIALRLAPDFREVTAVEPDPAMRSAGLTKMREQQIDNVSWRSETAEAFSADEKTLELVTIGAAFHWMDRGLLARRIRGWLRPGQPLVIMGYTSIWSGTADWLPLVREVLQRCLGEKRRAGSGNYPELSQPHEEILLEAGYQIEELKTRITQQWTLETLIGNLYSTSFASPAVLGEKQSAFEADLRQTLLDFDSRGTYSEEMTFYALLAWPV